CAGGACCGGCGTGTCAAAAACAGACCCCTCAGACACCCCGACCGGAGGCCGGCCCAAACCAATCGCGGATTTCGGGTATTCTGTATTCTGTATTCTGTGTTATGAGTTCTGTATTCTGTTTCTAACCGGAGGTTAAAAACATGTTGAAAAAGTTATCAAGTTTGGCAGTGATAATGATCGTGGCTCTCTCACTGGCCTCATGCCAGACCGCGGGGAGCAGCACCAATGTGCAGGCCGAAGAGGAGATCAGCTACCCTCCGTACGACGGGCCGAAGAAGAGAATCGCTGTTCTGGAGTTCGACAACAAGGTGAGCAACAGGTGGTGGGACAGGAGCTGGAACATCGAGGAGAGGATGACAGAGATGATCATCACCGAACTCATGAAAACCAACCGCTTCATCGTCATCGAACGTGGTGCCCTTGACGAGGTGATGGCGGAACAGGATCTCGGAGAAACCGGCCGCGTCCGGCAGGAAACGGCGGCACGGATCGGTGAACTGCTCGGTGCCCAGGTCCTGGTCAAGGGAGCCATCACCGAGTTCATTGAAAAGGAGAGCGGTGGAAGCGGAGGGATCATGGTCAGCGGTATAGGGATAGGAGGCAAGACCAGCACCGGCCACGTGGCCATTGACATGCGCCTCATCGATGCCACCACCGGGCAGATCCTGCAGTCCCACCGGGCTGAGGGCAAGATCTCCAGCAGCAAGATCGGCGGCATCGCCTTTTTCAGCGGCGTGGCCTTCGGGGGAAGCACCTACAAAAAAACCGCCCTGGGTAAAGCCACCCGATTGGCTGTGGCCGATGCTGTCCGGTTTGTTGTTGATAACATGGAAGAGCAGACATGGCAGGGCTCTGTCGTGAAAATTGACGGATCACAGGTTTACATCAACGCCGGGGCGAACATGAACATCGGTTCCGACATGGTTTTCACTGTCTATTCCAAGGGCGAGGAACTCATCGATCCCGCCTCCGGGCTATCCCTGGGGAACGCTATTACACGAGCGGGAGCAGTCAGGGTCGTCCAGGTCTCGGACAAATTTTCCATCGCCGAAAGCATCGAGGGGTCCGGTTTCAAGCGGGGAGATATCGTTAAACTACAGTGAAGGGTGAGAACCAAACCGTTAAATTTTTCCTCAGGCTTAACGAAAAAGACCGCCCGATGGGCGGTCTTTTCCTGTGCTCAGCAGGCGATAAAAGTGGGTGAGAATACCTAGCCTGGTGTTAAATAGCACAACATATTTCCAATACGAATTCGTAATTTGCGTAACATGTTGAAATATAGCGGATTTTGCTTTCAGATATTTCAACATTTTTGGTCCCTATTTTGCTTGCTATGATTAACCGTGATTATCCTGGCGCCACCTCGCAAAATGGCTCGAAGAGACTTTTTGCTGAGGTTGACATTATTGACGATGGTGGGGAAATGAAAAAAATTTTGATCGTGGATGATGAGCATCTGGTTCGATGGTCGGTACGGCAATACCTCGAGGCCGAGGGGTTTGTCGCGGTAGAGGCTTCCTCCGGCCCGGAGGCTCTTGAGATACTCACAAAGGACGACATATCCGTCCTGATCACCGATCTCATCATGCCGGAGATGAACGGTGTGGAACTTATCCGCAGGGCCAAGGAGTTCGACCCCGACCTGTCAGTGCTGGTCATCACGGCTGACGACTCCTCCGGGCTGGTTCTTTCGGCAACGGACGCCGGAGCGCTCAGAACGTTCAACAAACCGATCCCCTTCGTTGAACTTGTGGGGGCCCTTCAGGCACTGCCCTGATACCCGGCGCAGGCGGGATGCGCAGGTTTCTCGACACACTGCTAGTGGGGACCCGATCCCTTCTTTTCATCCCTTTGTCCATCCTCCTTCTCGCTGCCACGGCTACCGTAATGTTGTTTCTGAGGGTCGATGAAAGGAAGATCAACGGGCCCCTGGCCCACCGCTGGGCGCGCTTGGTTCTCTGGTTAGCTGATGTCCGAGTGACGGTGGAAGGGACCGGGCGCATCCCATCCCTGGACGATCCGTATATCGTCGTCATGAACCACCAGAGCAATATGGATATCCCCGTTATTCTCTACGCCCTGCCGCTCCAGTTGCGTTTCATCGGCAAAGTGGAGTTGATGAAAGTTCCCCTTTTCGGAAGCGCGCTGGTGCGTGCCGGTCAC
The sequence above is drawn from the bacterium genome and encodes:
- a CDS encoding response regulator; this encodes MKKILIVDDEHLVRWSVRQYLEAEGFVAVEASSGPEALEILTKDDISVLITDLIMPEMNGVELIRRAKEFDPDLSVLVITADDSSGLVLSATDAGALRTFNKPIPFVELVGALQALP
- a CDS encoding CsgG/HfaB family protein — its product is MKKLSSLAVIMIVALSLASCQTAGSSTNVQAEEEISYPPYDGPKKRIAVLEFDNKVSNRWWDRSWNIEERMTEMIITELMKTNRFIVIERGALDEVMAEQDLGETGRVRQETAARIGELLGAQVLVKGAITEFIEKESGGSGGIMVSGIGIGGKTSTGHVAIDMRLIDATTGQILQSHRAEGKISSSKIGGIAFFSGVAFGGSTYKKTALGKATRLAVADAVRFVVDNMEEQTWQGSVVKIDGSQVYINAGANMNIGSDMVFTVYSKGEELIDPASGLSLGNAITRAGAVRVVQVSDKFSIAESIEGSGFKRGDIVKLQ